From Parasteatoda tepidariorum isolate YZ-2023 chromosome 1, CAS_Ptep_4.0, whole genome shotgun sequence, one genomic window encodes:
- the LOC107445970 gene encoding uncharacterized protein, which produces MLSRLLVIGQLLITSIWTEVHSEKESSLHPFTNDHSQLAQMKETANGQLVAEHIWVISDARYLIHVSPEGHSVPGPDFYTSRPGYKLRPMITTRQVNPSNGLTYVGVWFSLIPGLYDDVMEWPFPFTVNITLVAQNDPGNSLHLMVNPTTAICRLRKQFHKPKLESHNKKGCGKEFFVSHSRLLEESTPFLFGDELLLRTTVFLEERGDPPKRAKVFLRGHQMVSEFTWHVTEISEKKMGQVTSNPFYVNSESYLIILQMSFSGDDDVGLFIVLIPGDFDESLLWPFAYHIELSIVNPSATNTDRTASIDPTSGACPLAAFTKPRQQPNVPCGFRKLAKLSMLEAKGLQRNNSLLIKFTAILDQLPHFAKLAVKENFLVGEYNWRIPNIERKIQQAKLNRMQNLLSERFYTSDQGYLMQLQIKFENKTEGYIGLFLTLLEGAYDHLLEWPFAKKFVLSVLDQQQDSGHLEVIVDPSDPYIRSDLCSGSFWRPVGRNDACGSSTVVQYDQLYDRKFIRFGALVVRVILFLDELRPPRFATLSFSENFLVAQYVWRIPDLAEKIRETKNGRLTFIDSEKFYLSNNGYRMMLRLYPEKTEGFVGAYAVLTKGAYDADLEWPFTYNYKLEIIGSGNSISRSTFPGRADSGCPDIAFDRPTRELAEWSCGEGNMIAHNSLFKESFMDEDGDIKLAISVYLQELMHPIASIGFEQGSLKAKYSWILKNAPKALRLLEVGEKNKLESPVFYTENQGYAVRLTLSIKRNGNSGVEGELSVGLYWTLQWGPYDDVLLWPFQTLISLSIVDIRGGGKTIQKVIDPLHSMCPPEAFQRPRKMQNDHSCGFPRLITLNSLLADYVSNDVLHIKSSFALNPI; this is translated from the exons ATGCTTTCGAGACTTCTTGTGATTGGCCAACTCTTGATAACATCTATCTGGACGGAGGTACATTCCGAGAAGGAATCATCACTTCATCCATTCACAAATG ACCACTCCCAGTTGGCACAAATGAAAGAGACAGCCAATGGACAACTAGTCGCTGAACACATTTGGGTAATTTCTGATGCCCGTTACCTCATTCATGTGTCCCCAGAGGGACATTCGGTGCCCGGACCCGATTTCTATACCAGCAGACCCGGGTACAAACTTCGTCCTATGATCACTACTAGACAGGTCAATCCTAGTAATGGTTTGACTTACGTGGGTGTTTGGTTTTCTCTAATACCTGGGCTTTACGATGACGTAATGGAATGGCCCTTTCCTTTCACCGTCAATATAACCCTAGTGGCCCAAAATGATCCCGGAAATTCCCTGCATCTGATGGTGAATCCGACTACTGCCATCTGTCGCTTGAGAAAGCAGTTTCATAAACCAAAACTGGAGAGTCATAATAAGAAAGGATGCGGTAAAGAATTCTTCGTCTCGCATTCTCGTCTGCTGGAAGAAAGCACCCCATTTTTGTTTGGAGATGAACTTCTTCTCAGAACGACGGTCTTCCTAGAGGAGAGGGGAGACCCACCCAAAAGAGCAAAAGTATTCTTGCGAGGACATCAAATGGTGTCGGAATTTACATGGCAT GTGACAGAGATCAGTGAGAAGAAGATGGGACAAGTGACTAGCAATCCTTTTTACGTGAATAGCGAAAGTTACTTGATAATCCTGCAGATGTCCTTTTCAGGAGACGATGACGTCGGTCTCTTCATTGTCCTCATCCCGGGTGACTTTGATGAGTCACTGCTCTGGCCATTCGCCTATCACATCGAGTTGTCCATCGTGAACCCTTCAGCAACCAATACCGACAGGACTGCAAGCATCGATCCAACATCGGGTGCTTGCCCCCTAGCCGCTTTCACTAAACCTCGTCAACAGCCTAACGTCCCTTGCGGCTTCAGAAAACTAGCCAAGCTTTCGATGCTTGAAGCCAAAGGTTTGCAAAGGAACAACAGCCTGCTCATAAAATTCACTGCAATCCTGGATCAGTTGCCTCACTTCGCCAAGTTGGcagtgaaagaaaattttcttgtgGGGGAATATAACTGGAGAATACCAAACATCGAGAGAAAG ATTCAACAAGCCAAATTAAATCGAATGCAGAACTTGCTGAGTGAGAGGTTTTACACGTCTGATCAGGGATACCTCATGCAGTTGCAGATTAAGTTCGAGAACAAGACGGAAGGTTACATTGGACTCTTCCTGACTCTTCTGGAAGGTGCATACGATCATCTCTTAGAGTGGCCATTTGCCAAAAAATTCGTTCTCTCGGTACTGGACCAGCAGCAAGATTCTGGTCATCTGGAAGTAATCGTGGATCCCTCGGATCCTTACATTCGATCCGACCTCTGTTCTGGATCTTTCTGGCGGCCGGTCGGTAGAAATGACGCTTGTGGATCGTCTACTGTTGTCCAATACGATCAACTTTATGACAG gaAATTCATTAGGTTTGGAGCTTTGGTTGTAAGGGTCATCCTATTTTTGGATGAGCTACGCCCTCCTCGATTCGCAACTTTGtctttttctgaaaactttttagTGGCTCAATATGTTTGGCGAATTCCCGATCTGGCGGAGAAGATCCGTGAAACAAAAAATGGAAGATTGACATTTATCGACAGTGAAAAATTTTACCTCTCGAACAATGGCTACAGAATGATGTTGCGACTGTACCCAGAAAAAACGGAGGGTTTTGTTGGAGCGTACGCTGTTTTGACGAAAGGAGCGTACGATGCTGATTTGGAGTGGCCATTCACATACAACTACAAACTGGAGATCATTGGCTCTGGAAATTCCATAAGCAGAAGCACATTTCCGGGACGTGCAGACAGTGGATGTCCAGACATTGCCTTTGATAGACCCACCAGAGAACTGGCCGAGTGGAGCTGTGGTGAAGGAAACATGATTGCGCACAATTCATTATTCAAGGAGTCCTTTATGGACGAAGACGGTGATATCAAGCTTGCCATCTCTGTTTACCTGCAAGAACTGATGCATCCCATTGCATCGATCGGTTTCGAACAAGGATCTCTGAAAGCAAAATATTCGTGGATCTTAAAAAATGCTCCCAAAGCCCTCAGATTGCTTGAGGTGGGCGAAAAGAACAAGTTAGAGAGTCCGGTATTTTACACAGAGAATCAAGGCTATGCTGTCCGACTCACTTTGTCCATAAAACGAAACGGGAACTCAGGTGTTGAGGGAGAACTCTCTGTCGGCCTGTACTGGACACTTCAGTGGGGTCCCTATGACGATGTCCTGCTGTGGCCATTTCAGACTTTGATCTCGCTCAGTATCGTGGATATTCGTGGAGGAGGGAAAACCATTCAAAAAGTGATTGATCCTCTCCACAGCATGTGTCCCCCTGAGGCTTTCCAGAGGCCTCGAAAGATGCAGAACGATCATTCTTGTGGTTTTCCCCGTCTCATCACTCTGAACTCATTACTCGCTGACTATGTTTCGAACGACGTACTACACATAAAATCATCATTTGCGTTGAAtcctatttga